Proteins co-encoded in one Kribbella solani genomic window:
- a CDS encoding MBL fold metallo-hydrolase, with product MRVTWWGHATSTIEANGTRLLTDPVLTSRIAHLRRRRGPAPRPEAGDCDAVLVSHLHADHLHLTSLPFISPEAALVVPRGAAKLIHADSGPLYSDRCIEVAPGNQLRIGSLEITVVTAHHDGRRLPWSSYEGPAVGYRVDGAPSVWFAGDTDLYDGLAAETGAVDLALVPVGGWGPSLGPGHLDPVRAAEAVRRVGASTAVPVHFGTFWPIGCDWLKPELFLPPGDRFRTAMAEVDPAVKVELLTPGESIEVAA from the coding sequence GTGCGAGTCACCTGGTGGGGGCACGCCACCTCGACGATCGAGGCGAACGGTACGCGGCTCCTCACCGACCCGGTGCTGACGTCGCGGATCGCGCACCTGCGCCGGCGCCGCGGCCCGGCGCCGCGGCCCGAGGCGGGTGACTGCGATGCGGTGCTGGTTTCGCATTTGCATGCCGATCATCTGCATCTGACCTCGCTGCCGTTCATTTCGCCGGAGGCCGCGCTGGTCGTTCCGCGCGGCGCCGCGAAACTGATCCACGCCGACAGCGGACCGCTGTACTCCGACCGTTGCATCGAAGTTGCCCCGGGCAACCAGCTTCGGATCGGGTCGCTGGAGATCACGGTCGTCACCGCGCACCACGACGGGCGACGGCTGCCCTGGTCCTCGTACGAGGGTCCGGCGGTCGGGTACCGGGTCGACGGCGCGCCGAGCGTGTGGTTCGCCGGAGACACCGATCTGTACGACGGGCTGGCCGCGGAGACCGGCGCGGTCGACTTGGCGCTCGTGCCGGTGGGTGGCTGGGGGCCGTCGCTCGGTCCCGGTCATCTGGATCCGGTGCGCGCGGCGGAAGCCGTACGCCGGGTCGGCGCGTCGACGGCGGTGCCGGTGCATTTCGGGACGTTCTGGCCGATCGGCTGCGACTGGCTCAAACCGGAGTTGTTCCTGCCACCGGGGGACAGGTTCCGGACTGCGATGGCCGAGGTGGACCCGGCGGTGAAGGTGGAGCTCTTGACACCCGGTGAGTCGATCGAGGTGGCTGCGTGA
- a CDS encoding alkaline phosphatase family protein: MAKPPEQMSGDRRRRPVWLDLRRTGRGLQAMLYGGLASLISLVVTFWLLPQVSSDGRLPIFRLVVLLAVFSVLMRWVLAGVAVLIGSVGVLVGGLLSQFAVVYLGITVDPGVRLHGGVETPLLVSIVMSSVSAFVGWIAYAGSDDAYVAEVMRVVHRRARRIQAAPKTGMLIIQIDGLSAPLLNWMVLAGNLPNLGGWIRDGKHSMLSWHTGVPATTPASQAGILHGGSKHIPAFRWYEKSTGRVMVTNRGRDAAEIEARMSTGRGLLADGGVSISNNWSGDADKCELVFSRASLPNSRSRGYVRFFSSPQGAARGLVLSVAEMIKELHQARRQRVRHLVPRVKRGGAYIFLRAITNVLLRDLNVSLITDELVKGTPVIYCDFVDYDEVAHHAGPTRAESLQALEGLDRVLGALQRIIDILPHSYEIVVLSDHGQSQGATFLQRYGRTLAEVVDDLVDTTKEPVQAVGKSEGWGPVNAFLTELSMRRSVAGSVTRKALHGKSRGGEVELGPKDCEPAVAPDEQMVVTSSGNLALIYLATTPGRVPLEEIEALHPKLIPGLATHPGIGFVVVDSLAEGPVAIGRAGVHVLRTGRVEGEDPLTPYGEHATASMLRQAQMPHNGDLVVVSRLDEYTHEVAAFEELVGCHGGIGGWQTDAVLVHPSRWVLNEAPVGSDAVHQVLIGWLEKLGHRKGLKEPIEKVEV; encoded by the coding sequence ATGGCGAAACCACCAGAACAGATGTCCGGCGACCGGCGGCGACGACCGGTGTGGCTGGACCTGCGCCGTACCGGTCGCGGACTGCAGGCGATGCTGTACGGCGGTCTCGCGTCGCTGATCTCGCTCGTGGTCACGTTCTGGCTGCTGCCGCAGGTCAGCAGCGACGGCCGGCTGCCGATCTTCCGGCTGGTCGTGCTGCTCGCCGTGTTCTCGGTGCTGATGCGCTGGGTGCTGGCCGGGGTCGCGGTGCTGATCGGTTCGGTCGGCGTACTGGTGGGCGGGCTGCTCTCGCAGTTCGCGGTCGTCTATCTGGGCATCACCGTCGACCCGGGCGTCCGGCTGCACGGTGGGGTCGAGACGCCGCTGCTGGTCTCGATCGTGATGTCGTCGGTGAGCGCCTTCGTCGGCTGGATCGCGTACGCGGGCAGTGACGATGCGTACGTGGCCGAGGTGATGCGCGTCGTACACCGCCGGGCCCGCCGGATCCAGGCCGCGCCGAAGACCGGGATGCTGATCATCCAGATCGACGGCCTGTCCGCGCCCCTGCTGAACTGGATGGTTCTGGCCGGCAACCTGCCGAACCTCGGCGGCTGGATCCGGGATGGCAAGCACTCGATGCTGTCCTGGCACACCGGCGTACCGGCCACGACCCCGGCCAGTCAGGCCGGCATCCTGCACGGTGGCTCGAAACACATCCCCGCCTTCCGGTGGTACGAGAAGTCGACCGGCCGAGTCATGGTCACGAACCGGGGCCGGGACGCCGCCGAGATCGAGGCGCGGATGTCCACTGGCCGCGGGCTGCTCGCGGACGGCGGCGTCAGCATCAGCAACAACTGGTCCGGCGACGCCGACAAGTGCGAGCTGGTCTTCAGCCGGGCGTCGCTGCCGAACAGTCGCAGCCGCGGGTACGTCCGGTTCTTCTCCAGCCCGCAGGGCGCCGCGCGTGGTCTGGTGCTGAGCGTCGCGGAGATGATCAAGGAGCTCCACCAGGCCCGCCGGCAGCGCGTCCGGCACCTCGTGCCGCGAGTGAAGCGCGGCGGCGCGTACATCTTCCTGCGCGCGATCACCAACGTCCTCCTCCGCGACCTGAACGTCTCGCTGATCACCGACGAGCTGGTGAAGGGTACGCCGGTGATCTACTGCGATTTCGTCGACTACGACGAGGTCGCGCACCACGCCGGCCCGACCCGCGCCGAGTCGCTGCAGGCGCTGGAGGGCCTGGATCGGGTGCTCGGCGCGTTGCAGCGGATCATCGACATCCTCCCGCACTCGTACGAGATCGTCGTGCTGTCCGACCACGGTCAGAGCCAGGGGGCGACGTTCCTGCAGCGGTACGGGCGGACGCTCGCCGAGGTGGTCGACGACCTGGTCGACACCACCAAGGAGCCGGTGCAGGCGGTCGGCAAGTCGGAGGGCTGGGGGCCGGTGAACGCGTTCCTGACCGAGCTGAGCATGCGCCGCAGCGTGGCCGGATCGGTCACCCGGAAGGCGCTGCACGGCAAGTCGCGCGGCGGCGAGGTCGAGCTCGGGCCGAAGGACTGCGAGCCGGCCGTCGCGCCCGACGAGCAGATGGTCGTCACCTCGTCCGGCAACCTGGCGCTGATCTACCTCGCGACGACGCCCGGCCGGGTGCCGCTGGAGGAGATCGAGGCACTGCACCCGAAGCTCATCCCCGGTCTGGCGACGCATCCCGGGATCGGTTTCGTCGTGGTCGACTCGCTGGCCGAGGGGCCGGTCGCGATCGGGCGGGCCGGCGTACACGTGCTGCGGACCGGCCGGGTGGAAGGTGAGGACCCACTCACGCCGTACGGCGAGCATGCGACTGCTTCGATGCTGCGGCAGGCGCAGATGCCGCACAACGGGGACCTGGTCGTGGTCAGCCGGCTGGACGAGTACACGCATGAGGTGGCGGCGTTCGAGGAGCTGGTCGGGTGCCACGGCGGGATCGGCGGCTGGCAGACCGACGCCGTCCTGGTGCACCCGAGCCGTTGGGTACTGAACGAGGCTCCCGTAGGCTCCGACGCGGTCCACCAAGTGCTGATCGGCTGGCTGGAGAAGCTCGGCCACCGCAAGGGCCTGAAGGAACCGATCGAAAAGGTGGAGGTCTGA
- the dacB gene encoding D-alanyl-D-alanine carboxypeptidase/D-alanyl-D-alanine-endopeptidase: MIAAIAAVAAVAGGAIGQSVAAPTAVSSTALQQRLDGLLNDSRYDGSQVALVVRDATTGETLYDRNGGERLLPASNTKLFTSTAAMHTLGPSYRFHTDVLATAPVRGGKLRGDLYLKGYGDPTALESDYTGLAKQLKAAGVRRVDGNLIADDTYFDHVRLGDTWSWDDETYYYSAQISALTLAPNTDYDSGTAIVESRPGAAAGAPLKLNLVPANGALKLVNTAKTGAAGTSNTLTVERDHGTNVVRVSGSMPLGASVDQEWVTVWEPELYAADVFRRALAAQGISVSGQIRNAGTPAGATRLARDESMTVGELMTPFLKLSNNMHAETLVKAMGAVAEADGSWPAGLDVVTNYAKSLGVDTSRIRLSDGSGLSRKVNVTADSITDVLIGARKESWWKQWYDALPIAGNPERMVGGSLRSRMLNTPAVNNLHAKTGSLTGVTSLSGYVSTKDGRKLVFSMISNNYLDSPRSVEDAVGITLASWSDQAPPAAVSTLKKSAPGCESEWDKAC, translated from the coding sequence ATGATCGCCGCCATCGCCGCGGTCGCGGCGGTGGCCGGCGGTGCAATTGGCCAGTCGGTCGCCGCCCCGACAGCTGTATCGTCCACTGCTTTGCAGCAACGCCTGGACGGGTTGCTGAACGACAGCCGGTACGACGGTTCGCAGGTCGCGCTCGTGGTCCGGGACGCGACCACCGGCGAAACCCTGTACGACCGGAACGGCGGCGAACGGCTGCTGCCCGCGTCGAACACCAAGCTCTTCACCTCGACGGCCGCCATGCACACGCTCGGCCCGTCGTACCGGTTCCACACCGACGTACTCGCCACCGCACCCGTCCGCGGTGGGAAGCTGCGCGGCGACCTCTACCTGAAGGGGTACGGCGACCCGACCGCCCTCGAATCGGACTACACCGGCCTGGCCAAACAGCTCAAGGCCGCGGGCGTACGCCGGGTCGACGGCAATCTGATCGCGGACGACACGTACTTCGACCACGTACGCCTCGGCGACACCTGGTCCTGGGACGACGAGACGTACTACTACAGCGCCCAGATCTCCGCGCTGACCCTCGCGCCGAACACCGACTACGACTCCGGTACGGCAATCGTCGAGAGCCGACCGGGCGCGGCGGCCGGCGCCCCGCTGAAGCTCAACCTGGTCCCGGCGAACGGCGCCCTGAAGCTCGTCAACACCGCGAAGACCGGCGCGGCCGGAACGTCGAACACCCTGACCGTCGAGCGGGACCACGGCACGAACGTCGTCCGGGTGAGCGGGTCGATGCCGCTCGGCGCCTCGGTCGACCAGGAATGGGTGACGGTCTGGGAGCCTGAGCTGTACGCGGCCGACGTGTTCCGCCGCGCGCTGGCCGCGCAGGGCATCTCGGTCAGCGGCCAGATCCGGAACGCGGGTACGCCGGCCGGCGCCACCCGACTGGCCCGGGACGAGTCGATGACCGTCGGCGAACTGATGACGCCGTTCCTCAAACTGTCGAACAACATGCACGCCGAGACCCTGGTCAAGGCGATGGGCGCGGTCGCCGAAGCCGACGGCAGCTGGCCGGCCGGGCTGGACGTGGTGACGAACTACGCGAAGAGCCTCGGCGTCGACACCAGCCGAATCCGCCTCTCCGACGGCTCCGGCCTGTCCCGCAAGGTGAACGTCACCGCCGACTCGATCACGGACGTACTGATCGGCGCGCGGAAGGAGTCCTGGTGGAAGCAGTGGTACGACGCGCTGCCGATCGCGGGCAACCCGGAGCGCATGGTCGGCGGCTCGCTGCGCAGCCGGATGCTGAACACTCCCGCCGTGAACAACCTGCACGCCAAGACCGGCTCGCTCACCGGGGTCACGTCGCTGTCCGGGTACGTCAGCACGAAGGACGGGCGCAAACTGGTCTTCTCGATGATCAGCAACAACTACCTGGACAGCCCGCGCTCGGTCGAGGACGCGGTCGGCATCACGCTCGCCTCCTGGTCCGACCAGGCACCGCCGGCGGCTGTCTCCACGCTGAAGAAGTCCGCGCCCGGTTGCGAGTCGGAGTGGGACAAGGCCTGCTGA
- a CDS encoding GNAT family N-acetyltransferase, which yields MTAVLPVGHTVRPPTKEDAQAILDLASAYNISVIGIADWTLDDVTDALTDPDFDPAKDGWLVYAADRLAGFGWVFGKGDRRQLDLDVITDDPEVERWLLDRLIERSGELGRTHNQTSVQLDVVVYQADAARQDRFAGYGFARGTVFHRMRIDHDGAVEAPEVPAGITVRRGAPDEASQRAGHAVLNAAFDGQFGFTPRPFEEWQASQDNFSAFDWSQLTVLEQDGEPVAMRAVNDQFVEDENCGYIGRLAVLEKARGKGLAKYLLRDQFALDAAAGRTGTILHVDTNNPTPALGLYTSVGMKPVLVMEVWRRELSVR from the coding sequence ATGACCGCCGTACTGCCTGTGGGCCATACCGTCCGGCCGCCGACGAAGGAGGACGCGCAGGCGATCCTCGACCTCGCCTCGGCGTACAACATCTCCGTGATCGGGATCGCCGACTGGACACTCGACGACGTCACGGACGCCCTGACCGACCCGGACTTCGATCCGGCGAAGGACGGCTGGCTCGTGTACGCGGCCGACCGCCTCGCCGGATTCGGCTGGGTCTTCGGCAAGGGCGATCGCCGGCAGCTCGACCTGGACGTGATCACCGACGATCCAGAGGTCGAGCGCTGGCTGCTGGACCGTCTCATCGAGCGATCAGGCGAGCTCGGGCGTACGCACAACCAGACGTCGGTGCAGTTGGACGTCGTCGTGTACCAGGCCGATGCCGCGCGGCAGGATCGGTTCGCGGGCTATGGATTCGCCCGCGGGACGGTCTTCCACCGGATGCGGATCGACCACGACGGCGCGGTTGAGGCACCGGAGGTTCCGGCCGGCATCACCGTACGGCGCGGGGCTCCGGACGAGGCGAGTCAGCGCGCGGGGCATGCCGTACTCAATGCCGCCTTCGACGGGCAGTTCGGGTTCACGCCGCGGCCGTTCGAGGAGTGGCAGGCGTCGCAGGACAACTTCTCGGCGTTCGACTGGTCGCAGCTGACTGTCCTGGAGCAGGACGGCGAGCCCGTCGCGATGCGGGCGGTCAACGATCAGTTCGTCGAGGACGAGAACTGCGGGTACATCGGCCGGCTCGCCGTACTGGAGAAGGCCCGCGGAAAGGGCCTGGCCAAGTACCTGCTCCGCGACCAGTTCGCCCTCGACGCGGCCGCCGGCCGTACCGGCACCATCCTTCACGTCGACACCAACAACCCGACGCCGGCGCTCGGCTTGTACACCTCGGTCGGCATGAAACCCGTACTCGTCATGGAGGTCTGGCGCCGCGAGCTGTCCGTCCGATGA
- a CDS encoding GNAT family N-acetyltransferase, with product MKLPDGYAARPMRLADAALIADRSAAYTTALLGFAMHSPEDVANYLRDPAIDLATDGWVVLDPNGEFAGSATAVANSDGSRVNVDILSDTALILNWLLDQAEQRAAGCAGGPAADRSGVGVRVGVVRQDVGLREVVAARGSAVDTTIHRMRIGFDGAAPAPAVPDGVVVRRGALDEPSRRAVHAVLMEAFAEQPSALPRPFEEWVASRESRSTFDWSQVTIVELDGRPVGVTECNDNFVSTDNCGYVGRLAVVPSARGLGLAKFLLRTAFATDAAAGRSGTILHVDTHNPTPAVALYTGLGMRPDLITDSWLRILNQVPGACRSEI from the coding sequence ATGAAGCTGCCGGACGGATACGCCGCCCGGCCGATGCGACTGGCGGATGCCGCGTTGATCGCGGACCGGTCCGCGGCGTACACCACCGCCCTGCTCGGCTTCGCGATGCACAGCCCCGAGGACGTCGCGAACTACCTCCGCGACCCCGCCATCGACCTGGCCACCGACGGCTGGGTGGTACTCGACCCGAACGGCGAATTCGCCGGGTCAGCCACGGCAGTCGCGAACAGTGATGGCTCCCGCGTCAACGTCGACATCCTGAGCGACACCGCACTCATCCTCAACTGGCTCCTCGACCAAGCCGAACAGAGGGCGGCTGGATGCGCTGGCGGTCCAGCAGCTGATAGGTCGGGGGTTGGGGTGCGCGTTGGCGTGGTCCGGCAGGACGTTGGGCTGAGGGAGGTTGTTGCCGCGCGGGGATCTGCGGTCGACACCACGATCCACCGGATGCGGATCGGCTTCGACGGCGCGGCGCCGGCGCCGGCCGTACCCGATGGCGTCGTCGTCCGGCGGGGCGCTCTCGACGAGCCGAGCCGGCGGGCGGTACACGCCGTGCTGATGGAGGCCTTCGCCGAGCAACCCAGCGCGCTGCCGCGGCCGTTCGAAGAGTGGGTGGCGTCGCGGGAGAGCCGATCGACGTTCGACTGGTCGCAGGTCACGATCGTGGAACTGGACGGCCGGCCGGTCGGCGTGACCGAGTGCAACGACAACTTCGTCAGCACCGACAACTGCGGCTACGTCGGCCGGCTCGCCGTCGTTCCGTCCGCGCGCGGCCTCGGCCTGGCCAAGTTCCTCCTCCGAACCGCGTTCGCCACCGACGCCGCCGCCGGCCGCTCCGGCACGATCCTGCACGTCGACACCCACAACCCGACCCCGGCAGTCGCCCTGTACACCGGCCTCGGCATGCGCCCGGACCTGATCACCGACAGTTGGCTCCGCATCCTGAATCAGGTACCTGGAGCTTGCCGTTCGGAGATCTGA
- a CDS encoding ArsR family transcriptional regulator, with the protein MSLRNPYGDFEVTDPQAMRALAHPVRLAALSYLQKNGPATATQLSEHVGASPSVTSWHLRHLAGFGLVADGPPPSGSDRRQRWWHAVARGFRFEMPDTPDGAEAARLLRTELMNQALESAQQWLAETEPHLKPEWSRLAGSANTLMVVTPAEAEALETAIEQLFAPYVQRRDAGQSPDDARPVRYLRISLPEATD; encoded by the coding sequence ATGTCTCTCAGGAATCCGTACGGTGATTTCGAGGTCACCGATCCGCAGGCGATGCGGGCGCTGGCGCATCCGGTGCGGCTGGCCGCGCTCAGTTATCTACAGAAGAACGGGCCGGCGACGGCGACCCAGCTGTCCGAGCATGTCGGCGCGTCGCCGTCGGTGACCAGTTGGCATCTGCGGCATCTCGCCGGGTTCGGGCTGGTCGCGGACGGGCCGCCGCCGAGCGGGTCGGACCGGCGGCAGCGGTGGTGGCATGCGGTGGCGCGCGGGTTCCGGTTCGAGATGCCGGACACTCCGGACGGGGCGGAGGCGGCCCGCCTGCTGCGTACCGAGTTGATGAACCAGGCGCTCGAGTCGGCCCAGCAATGGCTGGCCGAGACCGAGCCGCACCTGAAACCGGAGTGGAGCCGCCTGGCCGGATCGGCGAACACGCTGATGGTCGTCACCCCCGCCGAGGCCGAGGCACTGGAGACCGCGATCGAACAGCTGTTCGCGCCGTACGTCCAGCGCCGCGACGCCGGTCAGTCACCGGACGACGCCCGCCCGGTCCGGTACCTGCGCATCTCCTTGCCCGAAGCAACGGACTGA
- a CDS encoding MFS transporter: protein MRTAAGLWRDRRFRTFWSAQAVSEFGDRITELGLPLIAVTLLDASPSQVGFLTAAVWLPNLASLFIGTWVDHRRDKRPLMIAADLTRTVLLLSLPIAYWLGALALGHLYAIAILAGTAHVVFNTAYASFFVRLVERDQFLEANSKLSATRSISYMGGPALGGLLVQVLTAPVAIVADALTFVFSAVQLGRLKVTPAPSEEPAEPLLRRAAAGMRYVLKHPYLSRSLACATTVNFFNLMSTALLVLFASRSLGLSAGTIGLAFGVGASGGLLGAVAAAPLSRRFGAGPVIAAGAIVFPSSIAIAALADGPTWLKAVALAAAEFVGAFAVMCFDVPLNSLQAAVVHDHMRSRVAGAFSSINYGIRPLGAIAGGFLGTWIGVRETLLISAAGGLLSVLWLIGSPIIRTRELSDLEPPQLVNS from the coding sequence GTGAGGACAGCCGCCGGCCTGTGGCGCGACCGCAGGTTCCGTACCTTCTGGTCCGCGCAGGCCGTCTCCGAGTTCGGCGACCGGATCACCGAGCTCGGCCTGCCGCTGATCGCGGTCACCCTGCTCGACGCCTCCCCCAGCCAGGTCGGCTTCCTGACCGCCGCGGTCTGGCTGCCGAACCTCGCGTCGCTGTTCATCGGCACCTGGGTCGACCACCGCCGGGACAAACGCCCGCTGATGATCGCGGCCGACCTCACCCGTACCGTCCTGCTGCTGTCCTTGCCGATCGCGTACTGGCTGGGCGCGCTCGCGCTCGGGCATTTGTACGCGATCGCGATCCTGGCCGGTACGGCGCATGTCGTGTTCAACACCGCGTACGCGTCGTTCTTCGTCCGGCTCGTCGAACGTGACCAGTTCCTGGAGGCGAACAGCAAGCTGTCCGCGACCCGGTCGATCTCGTACATGGGCGGTCCGGCGCTCGGCGGGCTGCTCGTCCAGGTGCTGACCGCGCCGGTCGCGATCGTCGCCGACGCGCTGACCTTCGTCTTCTCGGCCGTGCAACTCGGCCGGCTCAAGGTCACCCCGGCGCCGTCCGAAGAGCCGGCTGAACCACTGTTGCGCCGTGCCGCCGCGGGCATGCGGTACGTACTCAAGCATCCGTATCTCAGTCGCAGCCTGGCCTGTGCGACCACCGTCAACTTCTTCAACCTGATGAGTACGGCGCTACTCGTACTGTTCGCGAGCCGGAGCCTCGGACTGTCCGCGGGGACGATCGGACTGGCGTTCGGCGTCGGCGCGTCCGGCGGACTGCTCGGCGCGGTCGCCGCCGCACCGCTGAGCCGCCGCTTCGGCGCCGGTCCGGTGATCGCGGCCGGTGCGATCGTCTTCCCCAGCTCGATCGCGATCGCCGCGCTGGCCGACGGGCCGACCTGGCTCAAGGCGGTCGCGCTGGCGGCCGCCGAGTTCGTCGGGGCGTTCGCCGTGATGTGTTTCGACGTACCGCTGAACTCGTTGCAGGCGGCCGTCGTCCACGACCACATGCGCAGCCGGGTCGCGGGCGCGTTCAGCAGTATCAACTACGGAATCAGGCCGCTCGGCGCGATCGCCGGCGGGTTTCTCGGCACCTGGATCGGTGTCCGGGAAACCCTCCTGATCTCCGCCGCCGGCGGCCTGCTTTCCGTACTGTGGCTGATCGGCTCACCGATCATCCGCACCCGCGAGCTGAGCGATCTCGAACCGCCTCAGTTGGTGAACTCGTAG
- a CDS encoding MDR family MFS transporter: MTVTETRRQLPSAPELTHREILEILIGLLAALFTAMLSSTIVSNALPTIIADLEGSQTQYTWVLTASLLATTVSTPIWGKLSDLMSKKLLVQLAISVFVIGSALAGLAHNVTFLIGARVLQGLAMGGLMALAQAIIGAAIPPRSRGRYSGYMGAVMAVATVSGPLIGGVIVDTPWLGWRWCFYVCVPLAVVSLVILQKYLRLPVLKRKVQIDYLGAVLISIAASLPLLWVTFAGSDFAWVSWQSALFVGGTLLVGFLAVLVENRVAEPLVPLKVVRERTTALAIVASLAVGVAMFGSALFLGQYFQIARGYSPTQAGLLTIPMMLGSFIGSAGSGQLITRYGKWKRYLVSGGVLLLVGLLILGTIDHTSPYWFVGLGMLSMGLGMGMTMQNLVLAVQNTVDVTQIGASSATVAFFRSLGGAVGVSALGAVLAVRVKDLIVSGLLAGPNGAEAARKLQEGGSGGTSLLDVNHLPPQLAELVRHAYGDATGRIFLIAAACALVSLIAVIFIKEVPLRKTVAKLDPVEEPVES; this comes from the coding sequence ATGACTGTCACCGAGACCCGGCGCCAACTGCCCAGTGCGCCGGAACTCACTCACCGCGAGATCCTCGAGATCCTGATCGGGCTGCTCGCCGCGCTGTTCACGGCGATGCTGAGTTCGACCATCGTCAGCAACGCCCTGCCGACGATCATCGCGGACCTGGAGGGTTCCCAGACGCAGTACACCTGGGTGCTCACCGCGAGCCTGCTGGCCACCACGGTGTCCACCCCGATCTGGGGGAAGCTCTCGGACCTGATGAGCAAGAAGCTGCTGGTTCAGCTGGCGATCTCGGTCTTCGTGATCGGGTCCGCGCTGGCCGGTCTGGCGCACAACGTGACGTTCCTGATCGGTGCCCGGGTACTGCAGGGGCTCGCGATGGGCGGTCTGATGGCGCTCGCGCAGGCGATCATCGGCGCCGCGATTCCGCCCCGGTCGCGAGGCCGGTACTCCGGGTACATGGGCGCGGTGATGGCGGTCGCGACGGTCAGCGGCCCGCTGATCGGTGGCGTCATCGTCGACACCCCGTGGCTCGGCTGGCGCTGGTGCTTCTACGTCTGCGTACCGTTGGCCGTGGTCAGTCTGGTGATCCTGCAGAAGTACCTGCGGTTGCCCGTACTCAAGCGCAAGGTTCAGATCGACTATCTCGGCGCCGTGCTGATCAGCATCGCGGCCAGCCTGCCGCTGCTCTGGGTCACCTTCGCCGGCTCCGACTTCGCCTGGGTGTCCTGGCAGTCCGCGCTGTTCGTCGGTGGCACGCTGCTGGTCGGTTTCCTTGCCGTACTGGTGGAGAACCGGGTGGCGGAGCCGCTGGTCCCGCTGAAGGTCGTACGGGAGCGCACCACCGCACTGGCGATCGTGGCCAGCCTGGCGGTCGGCGTCGCGATGTTCGGCAGCGCGCTGTTCCTCGGCCAGTACTTCCAGATCGCCCGCGGTTACAGCCCGACCCAGGCCGGCCTGCTGACGATCCCGATGATGCTCGGTTCGTTCATCGGCTCGGCGGGGTCCGGGCAGTTGATCACCCGCTACGGCAAGTGGAAGCGGTACCTGGTGTCCGGCGGCGTACTGCTCCTCGTCGGTCTGCTGATCCTCGGCACGATCGACCACACCTCGCCGTACTGGTTCGTCGGACTCGGCATGCTGTCGATGGGTCTCGGCATGGGCATGACGATGCAGAACCTGGTCCTCGCCGTCCAGAACACCGTCGACGTGACCCAGATCGGTGCATCCTCCGCGACCGTCGCGTTCTTCCGCAGCCTGGGTGGTGCGGTCGGCGTCTCGGCGCTGGGCGCGGTGCTCGCGGTACGGGTCAAGGACCTGATCGTGTCCGGCCTGCTGGCCGGCCCGAACGGTGCCGAGGCCGCGCGCAAGCTGCAGGAGGGCGGGTCCGGTGGCACCAGTCTGCTGGACGTCAACCACCTGCCGCCGCAGCTGGCGGAGCTGGTACGGCACGCGTACGGCGACGCGACCGGACGGATCTTCTTGATCGCGGCCGCCTGCGCGCTGGTCAGTCTGATCGCGGTGATCTTCATCAAGGAGGTCCCGCTCCGCAAGACGGTCGCCAAGCTCGACCCGGTCGAGGAGCCCGTCGAGAGCTGA
- a CDS encoding MarR family winged helix-turn-helix transcriptional regulator produces the protein MQLAREGLEVGRDAAAQELLEGVSSLVRAVRCIEHRQLAGVGGLRRSDASVLKVLMKDGEQRGGEIAAKLGVDASVVSRQVTALEADGLVSRRPDPADARVGLVSLSPRGKAQLEALYASYTQQLRAALVDLDDDAMVAAAATMQRVAHAIVEANQLVRQNPQRAFEGAEPTAGYSARHLAAREGRPR, from the coding sequence ATGCAACTAGCTCGGGAAGGCCTGGAGGTGGGCCGGGACGCGGCCGCGCAGGAGCTGCTCGAAGGGGTCAGTTCCCTGGTGCGGGCGGTGCGGTGTATCGAGCATCGGCAGCTGGCGGGGGTCGGCGGGCTGCGCCGGTCGGACGCGAGCGTGCTCAAGGTGCTGATGAAGGACGGTGAGCAGCGCGGCGGCGAGATCGCGGCGAAGCTCGGCGTCGACGCGTCCGTGGTGAGCCGGCAGGTGACCGCGCTGGAGGCCGACGGCCTGGTGAGCCGCCGGCCCGATCCGGCCGACGCGCGGGTCGGGCTGGTCAGCCTGTCGCCCCGGGGCAAGGCCCAGCTGGAGGCCCTGTACGCGTCCTACACCCAGCAACTGAGAGCCGCCCTGGTCGACCTCGACGACGACGCGATGGTCGCGGCCGCTGCCACCATGCAGCGGGTCGCCCACGCGATCGTCGAGGCCAACCAGCTCGTGAGGCAAAACCCGCAGAGGGCGTTTGAGGGTGCTGAGCCTACTGCGGGGTACTCGGCACGGCATCTCGCTGCACGGGAGGGGAGGCCACGATGA